From Enterococcus mediterraneensis, the proteins below share one genomic window:
- a CDS encoding SpaH/EbpB family LPXTG-anchored major pilin → MKKRNLFFYLAALMLVLPLLFSFKAVEAKAETSDEVTITLHKLLFKNGQVPDETPNDGKTNPFAESQEMLKDYRGLNGVTFEVYDISDDYYQLRKDGKTAEQAQKSLAASKSGTYVAEQVTQTLNEEDGAAVFTLPKKDKQGRDAVYRFVETAAPSEYVKEKAAPLVVVLPIYDEEENQLDTLALYPKNEEVLYENPPFEKVIKEDHEDFELGDHISFQINTQIPADGWNYEDYTINDEAEDALWLDKSSVKITVNGTVLSTGFELEPAEHGFALHLAPATLQAHLGQKLQVTYEMVLRGEVVGESVVNEAYVIPGTHQEVHYKTRVKTGGKRFVKVDRKDSGKVLAGAEFVVKNADGKYLQRKDGVNEWVAVTGDLASQKDQLYVLTSNEQGEFMIDGLAFGTYQLQEVKAPKGYVLSKSSVPFEVVEGNLGEAGVPLKVINEQKANPPKKSNTPDKPKKSGKRLPKTSEAVSSSLRVLGILLILAVGIFFLFKKNRHLDKK, encoded by the coding sequence ATGAAAAAGAGAAATCTATTTTTCTATCTGGCTGCGCTGATGTTGGTATTGCCGCTGCTGTTCAGCTTCAAAGCTGTGGAAGCGAAGGCTGAAACGTCTGATGAAGTCACGATCACGTTGCACAAACTGCTCTTTAAAAATGGTCAGGTTCCCGATGAAACACCAAATGATGGGAAAACCAATCCGTTTGCTGAAAGCCAAGAAATGTTGAAAGACTATCGAGGACTGAATGGTGTGACCTTCGAAGTCTATGATATTTCCGACGACTATTATCAATTGCGAAAAGATGGAAAAACAGCAGAACAAGCTCAAAAATCGTTGGCTGCTTCAAAAAGCGGGACTTACGTTGCTGAACAAGTGACCCAAACGTTGAATGAAGAAGACGGCGCAGCAGTCTTCACTTTGCCTAAAAAAGACAAGCAGGGTCGGGATGCTGTTTATCGCTTCGTTGAAACCGCTGCTCCGTCAGAATATGTCAAAGAAAAAGCCGCGCCGCTGGTAGTGGTTTTGCCGATATATGATGAAGAGGAAAACCAACTTGATACATTGGCACTTTATCCGAAAAACGAAGAAGTACTCTATGAAAATCCGCCTTTTGAAAAGGTGATAAAGGAAGACCATGAAGACTTCGAACTTGGGGATCATATTTCTTTCCAAATCAACACCCAAATACCGGCAGATGGATGGAATTATGAAGATTACACTATCAATGATGAAGCGGAAGATGCCCTTTGGTTAGATAAAAGCAGTGTGAAGATCACTGTAAATGGTACTGTTTTATCGACAGGCTTTGAACTTGAGCCTGCTGAACACGGATTTGCGTTGCATTTAGCGCCGGCAACACTGCAGGCGCATCTGGGACAAAAGCTTCAAGTCACCTATGAAATGGTTTTAAGAGGAGAAGTTGTTGGTGAGAGTGTCGTCAATGAAGCGTATGTCATTCCAGGAACGCATCAAGAGGTCCACTATAAAACAAGAGTCAAAACCGGCGGGAAACGGTTTGTCAAAGTAGATCGCAAAGACTCAGGAAAGGTCTTAGCTGGTGCAGAATTTGTCGTGAAAAACGCGGATGGAAAATATTTGCAGCGGAAAGACGGCGTCAATGAATGGGTGGCTGTCACAGGTGATCTCGCAAGCCAAAAAGATCAGCTGTATGTACTGACATCAAATGAACAAGGCGAGTTTATGATCGACGGACTTGCGTTTGGCACCTACCAATTGCAAGAAGTCAAAGCACCTAAAGGTTATGTGTTGAGCAAGTCATCAGTTCCTTTTGAAGTCGTTGAAGGGAATCTGGGAGAAGCTGGCGTGCCGCTGAAAGTCATTAATGAACAAAAAGCGAATCCGCCAAAGAAAAGCAATACTCCTGATAAACCGAAAAAATCCGGCAAACGTTTGCCGAAAACCAGTGAAGCAGTTTCAAGTTCATTACGAGTTCTGGGGATTCTTCTTATCCTTGCGGTAGGAATATTCTTCTTGTTCAAAAAGAATCGTCATTTAGACAAAAAATAG
- a CDS encoding pilin N-terminal domain-containing protein: protein MKSKTRGKLWAILGTLVMLLPFFVGLGSVTASAEEANTDTGETVNVTLHKYKYETKPETTPNTGEVMDFEGDPLNGIVFDVYDVTDKYWADFNPTNGDTAAAAAATAVTDYVEEFGVSEFVNLNTEGKPTENGQVTFELDAKSGNKDAVYLFVEKSEPGVEGASNMVLALPVYKVNSQTEINTDIHLYPKNVIKKSSITIKKVGNFEGADGLIASFKIKKDDQFVTGNNGNTGVATYGSEKDAKTFTTDKNGELTVSGLLDGDYTLIETEAPKGYQLSASQKETAFTVKDGKLATAEGLYNDTDEADLGNPKNVNNRENTLVANTITVENIQNYGDYHFVKQDLNTAKGLTGAEFNIAKESGSKDYLYEKKATTGDEYKYAWKSELTDTDGWDIVTLTSGSTGEFDITGLKYGTYYLHETVAPTGYVLPDSDFEFTVTDKSAAAEKDDVIENQPKGILPSTGGAGIVAFVAVGAALIVGGAFYFMKRRQETEA from the coding sequence ATGAAAAGTAAAACACGAGGGAAACTTTGGGCAATATTAGGTACGTTGGTAATGCTTTTGCCGTTCTTTGTCGGCTTAGGAAGCGTGACAGCATCAGCAGAAGAAGCAAATACGGATACAGGTGAAACGGTTAACGTAACACTGCACAAATATAAATATGAAACAAAACCTGAAACTACTCCTAATACTGGGGAAGTGATGGATTTTGAAGGTGATCCTTTAAATGGCATCGTGTTTGATGTATACGATGTGACTGATAAATATTGGGCAGATTTCAATCCAACTAATGGTGATACTGCAGCAGCTGCTGCAGCCACTGCTGTAACTGATTATGTGGAAGAATTTGGTGTATCCGAGTTTGTTAATCTAAATACAGAGGGGAAACCTACTGAAAATGGACAAGTAACCTTTGAACTTGATGCGAAGAGTGGTAACAAAGATGCTGTTTATCTTTTTGTAGAAAAATCAGAACCGGGTGTTGAAGGTGCTTCAAATATGGTATTAGCTTTACCAGTATATAAAGTAAACTCACAAACAGAAATAAACACAGACATCCACCTATATCCAAAAAACGTCATTAAAAAAAGCAGTATCACAATTAAAAAAGTCGGCAACTTTGAAGGCGCCGATGGTCTTATAGCTAGCTTCAAGATAAAAAAAGATGATCAATTTGTAACTGGCAATAATGGTAACACTGGTGTAGCAACTTATGGATCCGAGAAAGATGCTAAAACGTTTACGACTGATAAGAATGGTGAACTTACTGTTTCAGGTTTGTTAGATGGTGATTATACATTGATTGAAACAGAAGCACCAAAAGGCTATCAACTATCTGCTAGTCAAAAAGAAACAGCATTCACAGTCAAAGATGGGAAACTGGCAACAGCAGAAGGGTTATATAATGATACTGACGAAGCAGACCTAGGGAACCCTAAAAATGTGAATAACCGAGAAAATACCCTTGTAGCAAATACAATCACTGTTGAAAATATCCAAAACTATGGTGACTATCATTTTGTAAAACAAGACTTGAATACAGCTAAAGGTCTTACTGGTGCCGAATTCAACATTGCAAAAGAATCAGGAAGTAAAGATTATCTTTATGAGAAAAAAGCCACTACAGGTGATGAATACAAATATGCCTGGAAATCAGAACTAACGGATACAGATGGTTGGGATATCGTTACATTAACTTCTGGCTCAACCGGTGAATTTGATATTACCGGATTAAAATATGGTACTTACTATTTACATGAAACAGTAGCACCAACCGGTTATGTTTTACCGGATTCTGATTTCGAATTTACAGTGACGGATAAATCAGCTGCAGCTGAAAAGGATGATGTGATCGAAAACCAACCAAAAGGAATCTTGCCTTCAACTGGTGGTGCTGGAATCGTGGCATTCGTTGCGGTCGGTGCGGCATTGATCGTTGGTGGAGCGTTCTACTTTATGAAACGTCGTCAAGAAACAGAAGCTTGA
- a CDS encoding class C sortase: MKKPRRGKKRIRFFDLIMILVLMLGIGVLAYPFLQDSLNDYLAQRLIANYQKEAAKENEQQQKKRQAEMNKKNQELAKKDSLPGISAFNEAVDASQVDSLKSDTFFEKHIIGTLVIPKISVDLPIFDQTTDIFLQKGTSLLEGSSYPTGGESTHAVLSGHRGLPEAKLFTDLPELENGDEFFIEINGKILAYQVSDKQVIEPTNTEPLRIQPGKDLVTLLTCTPYMINSHRLLVTGHRIPYTEKAAQKQIHHVDGQKKLKNLLWLIGTILAIMLVILGLIKYFRFLIIKQRRYPMDFVLKDPQGQPIADKLFYLRTANGKKAVTRDKVPLQCVSDSEGKVYFPDLRGGNYRLVSEDVVLRSSIRRAKDKRFTLKLKRTSNYQLKRLKTNYLLIQKNKN; the protein is encoded by the coding sequence ATGAAAAAACCAAGGCGCGGCAAAAAAAGAATCAGATTTTTTGACTTGATCATGATACTAGTCTTGATGCTGGGAATCGGTGTTTTAGCGTATCCTTTCTTACAAGATTCGCTGAACGATTACTTGGCGCAGCGGTTGATCGCCAACTATCAAAAAGAAGCCGCGAAAGAAAATGAGCAGCAGCAGAAAAAAAGACAAGCGGAAATGAACAAAAAAAATCAAGAGCTGGCGAAAAAAGACAGTCTGCCGGGGATATCCGCTTTCAATGAAGCGGTGGATGCCTCTCAAGTAGATTCTCTTAAAAGCGATACTTTTTTTGAAAAACATATTATCGGTACACTTGTGATCCCGAAAATTTCTGTTGATCTGCCGATTTTTGATCAGACTACCGATATCTTTTTACAAAAGGGAACATCTTTGCTGGAAGGGAGTTCCTATCCGACAGGCGGAGAAAGTACGCATGCGGTTCTATCCGGGCATCGTGGACTGCCGGAAGCAAAGTTATTTACTGACCTGCCTGAATTAGAAAATGGGGATGAGTTTTTTATTGAGATCAATGGCAAAATTTTGGCTTATCAAGTAAGCGATAAACAAGTCATTGAACCGACAAATACCGAACCGTTGCGGATACAGCCAGGAAAAGACTTAGTGACATTACTGACGTGTACACCGTATATGATCAATTCACATCGTTTATTGGTGACAGGACATCGTATACCTTATACTGAAAAAGCCGCGCAAAAGCAGATCCACCATGTCGACGGACAAAAGAAGTTGAAAAACCTTTTATGGCTGATTGGTACAATTTTGGCGATCATGTTGGTGATCCTTGGCTTGATCAAGTATTTCCGATTTTTGATCATCAAACAAAGAAGATACCCAATGGATTTTGTTCTAAAAGATCCACAAGGACAGCCGATAGCTGATAAACTTTTTTACTTGCGTACGGCAAATGGAAAAAAAGCTGTGACACGGGATAAGGTGCCGCTCCAATGTGTTTCGGACAGTGAAGGAAAGGTCTATTTTCCAGATTTAAGAGGCGGGAACTATCGATTGGTGAGCGAGGACGTTGTGCTGAGAAGCAGTATTCGAAGAGCAAAAGACAAGCGGTTCACACTCAAATTGAAACGCACGTCAAACTATCAATTGAAACGTTTAAAAACGAATTATCTTCTGATTCAGAAAAACAAAAATTAG
- a CDS encoding CPBP family intramembrane glutamic endopeptidase, translating to MLNVIFILVISLLFRKELIHQFKKITFFSAAGYAASTAVFIFISVLLMPSQRFTNYPISFFFILTAFFIAPIHEELSFRFLFIDPKWVLGGKIFVCCISSLLFSYSHIQGVQGSIFALAQLFLLGIYLAAIYIKSENIFYCIFTHTTYNLLVYLLGVIF from the coding sequence GTGTTGAATGTTATCTTCATTCTTGTCATCTCGCTTCTATTCAGAAAAGAGCTCATCCATCAGTTTAAAAAGATCACCTTTTTTTCGGCTGCTGGTTATGCGGCTAGCACTGCGGTTTTTATTTTTATTTCTGTTTTATTGATGCCATCTCAAAGGTTTACTAATTACCCAATAAGTTTCTTCTTTATACTGACCGCCTTTTTTATTGCGCCGATCCATGAAGAACTGAGCTTTCGCTTTCTATTCATTGATCCAAAGTGGGTCTTGGGAGGAAAGATCTTTGTCTGTTGCATTTCTTCACTGCTTTTTTCCTATTCTCATATTCAGGGAGTTCAGGGAAGTATTTTTGCTCTTGCACAGTTATTTCTGCTGGGAATATATCTAGCGGCAATTTATATCAAATCAGAAAATATCTTTTACTGTATTTTTACCCATACGACTTATAATCTGCTGGTTTATTTGTTAGGGGTGATTTTTTAG
- the dhaM gene encoding dihydroxyacetone kinase phosphoryl donor subunit DhaM, translated as MKKSILLVSHSIKITDGIKEMIEQMQKSESVQIFSLGGTAEGELGSDSMKIIEAFNDSPDAECLVFADLGSAVLNAELAFDMLDEAQQARYHLVDAPLVEGAFAAAITAGVSDDLDQILQEAKNAGRKGWDNR; from the coding sequence ATGAAGAAAAGCATTCTATTAGTTTCACACAGTATCAAAATCACTGACGGTATCAAAGAAATGATTGAACAGATGCAAAAATCAGAATCAGTCCAGATTTTTTCATTAGGAGGTACTGCGGAAGGTGAGTTGGGATCAGACTCTATGAAGATCATCGAAGCGTTCAATGATTCGCCGGATGCCGAATGTTTGGTTTTTGCGGATCTGGGGAGCGCGGTTTTAAATGCCGAGCTGGCTTTTGATATGCTGGATGAAGCGCAACAGGCCCGTTACCATCTGGTAGATGCGCCTTTAGTGGAAGGTGCTTTTGCGGCGGCGATCACAGCCGGGGTGAGCGATGATTTAGATCAAATTTTACAAGAAGCCAAAAATGCTGGCAGAAAAGGATGGGATAATCGATGA
- the dhaK gene encoding dihydroxyacetone kinase subunit DhaK: protein MKKIINEPGNVVEEMLKGIVRSYPELVHRVADSRVIAKNSKEAQVALVSGGGSGHEPSHAGFVGDGMLSAAVLGDVFTSPTPDQIQTAIKEVDQGKGVLLIVKNYTGDILNFEMAKDMSEMEDIPVEIVVVDDDIAVEDSTYTAGKRGVAGTVLVHKILGAEARKGASLSELKELGEALVKDIKTIGVALKAATVPEVGKPGFELPEDEIEFGVGIHGEPGYRREKLQPSKLLAKEMVGKLLAQYPDSLKTIGVLVNGMGGTPLMEQFVFMNDILDLLAEKNIEVVFHKVGNYMTSIDMQGLSATFIDLADEGRLESLKSDVTTISW, encoded by the coding sequence ATGAAAAAAATTATCAATGAACCTGGCAACGTTGTTGAAGAAATGCTGAAAGGGATCGTGAGAAGCTATCCCGAACTTGTTCATCGGGTGGCTGATTCGCGAGTCATTGCTAAAAACAGCAAGGAAGCTCAAGTCGCACTCGTATCTGGCGGCGGCAGCGGTCATGAACCTTCTCATGCCGGTTTTGTCGGCGACGGTATGCTGAGTGCCGCAGTATTAGGCGACGTCTTTACTTCACCCACGCCGGATCAGATCCAAACGGCTATCAAAGAGGTGGATCAAGGAAAAGGTGTATTATTGATCGTGAAAAATTATACCGGCGATATTTTGAATTTTGAGATGGCAAAAGATATGTCTGAGATGGAAGACATCCCGGTAGAGATCGTAGTGGTGGATGATGATATCGCGGTAGAAGACAGTACGTATACCGCAGGAAAACGCGGGGTTGCCGGTACTGTTTTGGTGCATAAGATCCTAGGGGCAGAAGCCCGCAAAGGCGCCTCTTTGTCAGAGTTGAAGGAATTAGGTGAAGCTTTAGTAAAAGATATCAAGACGATCGGTGTGGCGCTGAAAGCCGCGACTGTGCCGGAAGTTGGCAAACCTGGCTTTGAATTGCCGGAAGATGAAATCGAATTTGGCGTAGGGATCCATGGTGAACCCGGCTATCGTCGGGAAAAACTGCAGCCTTCCAAATTATTGGCGAAAGAAATGGTGGGCAAGCTCCTGGCGCAATATCCGGATTCATTAAAAACGATCGGCGTCTTGGTGAATGGCATGGGCGGTACACCGTTAATGGAACAATTCGTCTTTATGAATGATATTTTAGATCTTTTAGCAGAAAAAAATATCGAAGTAGTATTCCACAAAGTCGGCAATTACATGACGTCTATCGATATGCAAGGCTTATCCGCTACATTCATCGATTTGGCAGATGAAGGGCGGCTGGAATCATTGAAGAGCGATGTAACAACGATTTCGTGGTAA
- the dhaL gene encoding dihydroxyacetone kinase subunit DhaL encodes MKLTVTEIQAWLDRFAEEILKNKEYLSDLDTPIGDGDHGNNMARGMNEYRQAVEKERPATISDTFKQLSMILISKVGGASGPLYGSAFMNMTKATKDLDEITDEKKLGEIFAQGLQGIQARGKAVAGDKTMVDVWIPAVKALEEEKLDEGSIQQAKEATKDLQAKKGRASYLGGRSIGHIDPGAASSAILFTTLVETFKN; translated from the coding sequence ATGAAACTAACAGTAACTGAGATTCAAGCATGGTTGGATCGCTTCGCTGAAGAGATCCTGAAAAACAAAGAATATCTGAGTGATTTGGATACACCGATCGGCGACGGGGATCACGGCAACAATATGGCTCGCGGTATGAATGAATATCGACAAGCTGTCGAAAAAGAACGTCCCGCAACGATCAGCGATACTTTTAAACAATTATCCATGATACTGATCTCAAAAGTCGGCGGTGCGTCCGGTCCGTTATACGGTTCGGCATTCATGAACATGACTAAAGCAACCAAGGATCTGGATGAAATCACCGATGAAAAAAAACTGGGAGAAATTTTTGCCCAAGGATTACAAGGAATCCAGGCACGCGGTAAAGCGGTTGCCGGTGATAAGACTATGGTGGACGTCTGGATACCAGCAGTCAAAGCGTTGGAAGAAGAAAAACTGGATGAAGGATCGATCCAGCAAGCAAAAGAAGCAACCAAGGATCTGCAGGCGAAAAAAGGACGAGCATCTTATCTAGGTGGACGGTCGATCGGTCATATTGATCCGGGAGCGGCATCCAGTGCGATCTTGTTTACGACTTTGGTAGAAACATTTAAAAATTAA